In Scleropages formosus chromosome 20, fSclFor1.1, whole genome shotgun sequence, a single window of DNA contains:
- the LOC108923933 gene encoding dual specificity mitogen-activated protein kinase kinase 3-like yields MSRAGGNTGKRKKPGLKIPDEVFKQKESNLVPPRNLDSRTFITIGDKNFEVQADDLVALSELGRGAYGVVEKVRHAQSATLMAVKRIRATVNSQEQKRLLMDLDISMRTVDCPYTVTFYGALFREGDVWICMELMDTSLDKFYKKVIEKGKKIPEDILGKISVSIVKALEHLHSKLSVIHRDVKPSNVLINKEGHVKMCDFGISGYLVDSVAKTLDAGCKPYMAPERINPELSQKGYNVKSDVWSLGITLIELAILRFPYESWGTPFQQLKQVVEEPSPQLPADRFSKEFVSFIAHCLKKNPAERLNYLALMEQPFFKLHDSKQTDAASFVKEILDDTQN; encoded by the exons ATGTCCAGAGCAGGAG GGAACACAGGGAAGAGGAAAAAGCCTGGGCTCAAGATCCCAGATGAAGTGTTCAAGCAGAAGGAGTCCAACTTAGT GCCGCCCCGAAACCTGGACTCCAGGACCTTCATCACGATTGGTGACAAG AACTTTGAGGTGCAGGCTGATGACCTGGTGGCCCTGTCGGAGCTGGGCCGCGGCGCCTACGGAGTGGTCGAGAAGGTGCGGCACGCTCAGAGCGCAACCCTCATGGCTGTAAAG AGGATAAGAGCAACAGTGAACAGTCAGGAGCAGAAGAGGTTACTGATGGACCTGGACATCTCCATGAGGACTGTGGACTGCCCATACACCGTCACTTTCTATGGAGCTTTATTCCGGGAG GGGGATGTGTGGATCTGCATGGAGCTGATGGACACGTCACTGGACAAATTCTACAAAAAGGTGATTGAGAAAGGGAAGAAGATCCCCGAGGACATCTTGGGAAAGATTTCCGTGTCG ATTGTCAAAGCCTTAGAACATTTACACAGTAAGCTGTCTGTGATCCATCGAG ATGTGAAGCCCTCCAATGTCCTCATTAACAAAGAAGGGCACGTGAAGATGTGTGACTTTGGCATCAGTGGGTACCTGGTGGACTCCGTGGCCAAGACGCTGGATGCTGGCTGCAAGCCCTACATGGCA CCGGAGAGGATCAACCCTGAGCTCAGCCAGAAGGGCTACAACGTCAAGTCAGATGTTTGGAGTCTGGGAATTACGCTG ATTGAGCTGGCCATTTTGCGCTTCCCGTACGAGTCGTGGGGCACTCCGTTCCAGCAGCTGAAGCAAGTGGTGGAGGAGCCGTCGCCCCAACTGCCCGCCGACCGCTTCTCCAAGGAGTTCGTCAGCTTCATCGCACACTG TTTGAAGAAGAATCCGGCTGAGAGACTGAACTACCTTGCTCTCATG GAGCAACCATTCTTCAAACTGCATGACTCCAAACAAACAGATGCAGCTTCCTTTGTCAAAGAGATCCTGGATGACACCCAGAACTGA